In Cellulomonas wangsupingiae, the genomic window GCGCCGCACGGTCACCGCGCGCTCGTGCCGCCCTTCCCGGCGGCCTCGCGCGCCTCCTCCCCGGCGTGCCCGGGCACCGGCGCGGCCTGCCGCGGCGGTGAAAGGTCCCGCCCCGTTCCGGCTCGACGTGCTTCGGGATATGCTGTGCCCGCTCCGCTGTGGGAGCGCTCTCGCCGGAGTGCGGGGACGCGCTTCGACGAGGAGGCCGCGCGGGAGCGTCCGCGATGCAGTTCCGTAGGACGACCAGGGACCTGAGCAGGGCCGCTGACACCTGGGCGCGCACCTCGCGGTGACGCCTCGGCGGTGGACCCGTGCGACGAGGCACGAGAGGCATGCGATGCGGTTCGGCCACTTCGACGACGAGGCGCGCGAGTACGTCGTCACCACGCCCCACACCCCCTACCCGTGGATCAACTACCTCGGGTCGGAGCGGTTCTTCTCGCTGCTCTCGCACCAGGCCGGTGGGTACTCGTTCTACCGTGACGCCAAGATGCGGCGGCTGACGCGGTACCGCTACAACAACATCCCCGCCGACGCGGGCGGGCGCTACCTGTACGTCAACGACGGCGGCGACGTGTGGACCCCGTCGTGGCTGCCGGTGAAGGCGGACCTCGACCACTTCGAGGCGCGGCACGGTCTCGGCTACTCCCGGATCACCGGTGAGCGCGGGGGCCTGCGGGTCGCGACGACGTTCTTCGTCCCCCTGGGCGAGGACGCCGAGGTGCAGCGCGTCGCCGTCACCAACACCTCCGACGCCGAGAAGACGGTCACGCTCTTCTCGTTCGTCGAGTTCTGCCTGTGGAACGCGCAGGACGACCAGACGAACTACCAGCGCAACCTGTCGATCGGCGAGGTCGAGGTCGAGCAGGACGGCCCGCACGGGTCCGCGATCTTCCACAAGACGGAGTACCGGGAGCGGCGCGACCACTACGCCGTGTTCGGCGTGAACACCCGCGCCGACGGGTTCGACACCGACCGCGACACGTTCGTCGGCGCGTACAACTCGCTCGGTGAGGCGGCCGTGCCGCGCGCCGGGGCGTCGGCCGACTCGGTCGCGTCCGGCTGGTACCCGATCGGCTCGCACTCGGTGCGCGTGACCCTCGCCCCGGGAGAGACCCGCGACCTCGTCTACGTGCTGGGCTACCTCGAGAACCCGCAGGACGAGAAGTGGGCCGACGACGCGCACCAGGTCGTCAACAAGGAGCGCGCCCACGCCCTGCTCGGCCGGTTCGCCACCGCCGCGCAGGCGGACGCCGCCGTCGAGGCGCTGCAGGCCTACTGGACGGACCTGCTGTCGACGTACTCGGTGCGCTCGGGCGACGAGAAGCTCGACCGGATGGTCAACATCTGGAACCAGTACCAGTGCATGGTCACGTTCAACATGTCGCGCTCGGCGTCGTACTTCGAGACCGGCATCGGCCGCGGCATGGGCTTCCGCGACTCCAACCAGGACCTGCTGGGCTTCGTCCACCTGGTCCCGGAGCGTGCGCGCGAGCGGATCATCGACATCGCGTCGACGCAGTTCGAGGACGGGTCGGCGTACCACCAGTACCAGCCGCTGACCAAGCGCGGGAACAACGACATCGGCTCGGGCTTCAACGACGACCCGCTGTGGTTGATCGCCGGTGTCGCCGGGTACGTCAAGGAGACGGGCGACTTCTCGATCCTCGACGAGCCCGTGCCGTTCGACAACGAGCCCGGCTCCGAGGTCCCGCTGTTCGAGCACCTGACGCGCTCGTTCGAGTACACGGTCAACCACCGCGGCCCGCACGGCCTGCCGCTCATCGGCCGCGCGGACTGGAACGACTGCCTCAACCTCAACTGCTTCTCCACCGAGCCGGGCGAGTCCTTCCAGACGACGGAGAACCAGGCCGGCGGCCACGCCGAGTCCGTGTTCATCGCCGCGCAGTTCGTCCTGTACGGCGAGCAGTACGCGGAGCTCGCGGAGCGTCGAGGGCTGTCCGAGGTCGCGTCGCAGGCCCGCAAGGTCGTCGGCGAGGTCCGCGAGGCCGTGCTCGAGCACGCGTGGGACGGCCGCTGGTTCCTGCGCGCGTACGACTTCTACGGCAACCCCGTCGGCACCGACGCCAAGCCCGAGGGCAAGATCTGGATCGAGCCGCAGGGCTTCGCCGTCATGGCGGGCATCGGCGTGGGCGAGGGCCCGGACGACGTCGAGGCGCCCGCCATCCAGGCGCTCGACGCGGTCGACGAGATGCTCGGCACGCCGCACGGCCTGGTGCTGCAGTACCCCGCGTACACCACGTACCAGATCGAGCTCGGCGAGGTCTCGACGTACCCGCCCGGGTACAAGGAGAACGGCGGCATCTTCTGCCACAACAACCCGTGGGTGATCATCGCCGAGACGGTCGTCGGACGCGGGGACAAGGCGTTCGACTACTACAAGCGGATCACCCCGGCGTACCGCGAGGACATCAGCGACGTCCACAAGCTCGAGCCGTACGTGTACGCGCAGATGATCGCGGGCAAGCAGGCGCCGCGCGCCGGTGAGGCCAAGAACTCCTGGTTGACGGGCACCGCGGCGTGGAACTTCGTCGCCGTGTCGCAGTACCTGCTGGGTGTGCGGCCCGACTACGACGGACTGGTCGTCGACCCCCAGATCGGCCCGGACGTCCCCACCTTCACCGTGACGCGCGTCGCCCGCGGCGCGACGTACGAGATCACGGTGACCAACTCGGGTGCGCGCGGCTCGCGCGGCTCGCTCGTCGTCGACGGAGTCCCCGTCGAGGGCAACCACGTGCCCTACGCGCCGGCCGGGAGCACCGTCCGCGTCGAGGTCACGCTCTGACCGGGGCGTTCGCGCACCCGGCGCCGACAGCAGGGGGCTGCCGCCGATGACCATCACCGCGCCGATCACCGAGCTCGCGCCCGCCCCGGCCACACCGGCCGTGGCGCAGCCCTCGGGTGCCGTGACGCTGCGCAACGACCGCTGGGAGGTCGACGTCCTGCCCGGCACGGGGGCCGCGCTCGGTGCCGGCCGCATCCGCACGTCCGACGGGGTGTGGCGCGACCTGCTGCGGCCCACGCGGCGCGCGTCGTCGGGCGACCCGGAGAAGTGCGCGAGCTTCCCGATGGTGCCGTGGTCGAACCGCATCCGTGACGGTGTGCTGCCGTTCGCCGGCCGCCGGTGGCAGCTGCAGCGCAACGCCGCGGACGGCACCGCGATCCACGGCGCGGTGCGGCACGCACGCTGGGAGGTCGTCGAGCGGACCGCCACCGCGATCACGCTCGCGGTCGAGACCTGCGGTCAGATCGGTATCAACTTCCCGTGGCAGTTCGGTGCCACCGTGCGCTACGCGGTGGACGGTGACGCCCTCGTCGTCACGACGTCGGTGCGCAACACCGACGTGGAACCGTTCCCCGCCGGGTTCGGGCACCACCCGTACCTGAGTCGTGCGCTGCTGCCCGTCGGCGCGCCGGTCCGGGAGTACCCGCCCACGGCGGGGCCGCTGCTGCGGGTCGCGGCCGAGGCGGGGTACCGGCTGTCCGGTGCGCTGCCCGACGGCCCCGCCGGGCCGGTGCCCCCGCGCGCCGACTTCCGTGAGGCGCGCCCGCTGGGATCGGGGTTCGTCGACGACGTCCTGACCGGCCTCGACCCGGCGGCCCCCGTGCACGTCGAGTACCCCGACGAGGGCGTGGCCGTCGACCTGACGGTCGACCCGGTGTACCGGCACCTGGTGCTGTACGCGCCGCGCCGGCGCTGCTACTTCGCCGTCGAGCCGGCCACCAACGTCAACGACGGGTTCACGCTCCACGACGCCGGGGTCCCCGGCACGGGGGTGTTCGTCCTCGAGCCGGGTGAGGAGCGGTCCGGGACCTTCCGGCTCGGCGTGCGCGTCTGACGCGGGAAATGCGTGGCGCCGCGGTGCCGGCGCGGAGCACGGTGGCGTGATGATCACGACCGACCCCACCACGACGTGGCGTGTGCAGCCGGCGCCGCCGCTGCCCGCGTCCCCGGACGACGCGGACGCCTGGGCGTACGCGGGCCTGTGCGAGATCGAACGTCGCGACGAGCTCGACACGTGGGGCTGGAGCGACCTGTACGCACCGCTGCACGTCCGGCTGCCGATGCTGCGCCCGACGCCCTACTCGCGGACCCTGGTGTGGGTCGCGGTCCAGGGCGCTGACGGCGCCGCGCGCGACGTCGTCGGCTACGCGACGCTGTCGGAACCGCTCACGGCGAACGAGCACACCGCGCACGTCGCCGTGGGCGTCCTGCCGGAGCACCGCGGACGTGGCATCGGGGCGGCGCTGCTGCGCGCGGCGACCGACCAGGCCGCCGTGGACGGTCGCGGCACGCTGCACGCGTACTCGACCCACAGCCCGGAGCCGGAGGCCGGTCCGGGTGCGCTGGAGTCGCCCGTGGGGACCGGGCGCGTCCCGCTCGACGCTGCCGCCGTCCGGTTCGCGCAGGCCCACGGCTTCCGCCTCGAGCAGGTCGAGCGGTACTCCGTCCTGGAGCTCGGCGACGAGCACGGCGCGGGCACGCCCGAGCTGACCGGGCACCTCACGGCGGCACGTGCGCGGGCGGGTGACGAGTACCGCACGCACACGTGGCTCGACGAGGCTCCCGAGGACTTCCGCGACGACGTGGCGCGCCTGTACACGCGCATGAGCACCGACGTGCCGCTGGGCGCGCTGGACGTGCAGGAGGACCCGTGGGACGCCGAGCGCGTCCGGGAC contains:
- a CDS encoding GH36-type glycosyl hydrolase domain-containing protein, producing MRFGHFDDEAREYVVTTPHTPYPWINYLGSERFFSLLSHQAGGYSFYRDAKMRRLTRYRYNNIPADAGGRYLYVNDGGDVWTPSWLPVKADLDHFEARHGLGYSRITGERGGLRVATTFFVPLGEDAEVQRVAVTNTSDAEKTVTLFSFVEFCLWNAQDDQTNYQRNLSIGEVEVEQDGPHGSAIFHKTEYRERRDHYAVFGVNTRADGFDTDRDTFVGAYNSLGEAAVPRAGASADSVASGWYPIGSHSVRVTLAPGETRDLVYVLGYLENPQDEKWADDAHQVVNKERAHALLGRFATAAQADAAVEALQAYWTDLLSTYSVRSGDEKLDRMVNIWNQYQCMVTFNMSRSASYFETGIGRGMGFRDSNQDLLGFVHLVPERARERIIDIASTQFEDGSAYHQYQPLTKRGNNDIGSGFNDDPLWLIAGVAGYVKETGDFSILDEPVPFDNEPGSEVPLFEHLTRSFEYTVNHRGPHGLPLIGRADWNDCLNLNCFSTEPGESFQTTENQAGGHAESVFIAAQFVLYGEQYAELAERRGLSEVASQARKVVGEVREAVLEHAWDGRWFLRAYDFYGNPVGTDAKPEGKIWIEPQGFAVMAGIGVGEGPDDVEAPAIQALDAVDEMLGTPHGLVLQYPAYTTYQIELGEVSTYPPGYKENGGIFCHNNPWVIIAETVVGRGDKAFDYYKRITPAYREDISDVHKLEPYVYAQMIAGKQAPRAGEAKNSWLTGTAAWNFVAVSQYLLGVRPDYDGLVVDPQIGPDVPTFTVTRVARGATYEITVTNSGARGSRGSLVVDGVPVEGNHVPYAPAGSTVRVEVTL
- a CDS encoding aldose epimerase, whose translation is MTITAPITELAPAPATPAVAQPSGAVTLRNDRWEVDVLPGTGAALGAGRIRTSDGVWRDLLRPTRRASSGDPEKCASFPMVPWSNRIRDGVLPFAGRRWQLQRNAADGTAIHGAVRHARWEVVERTATAITLAVETCGQIGINFPWQFGATVRYAVDGDALVVTTSVRNTDVEPFPAGFGHHPYLSRALLPVGAPVREYPPTAGPLLRVAAEAGYRLSGALPDGPAGPVPPRADFREARPLGSGFVDDVLTGLDPAAPVHVEYPDEGVAVDLTVDPVYRHLVLYAPRRRCYFAVEPATNVNDGFTLHDAGVPGTGVFVLEPGEERSGTFRLGVRV
- a CDS encoding GNAT family N-acetyltransferase produces the protein MITTDPTTTWRVQPAPPLPASPDDADAWAYAGLCEIERRDELDTWGWSDLYAPLHVRLPMLRPTPYSRTLVWVAVQGADGAARDVVGYATLSEPLTANEHTAHVAVGVLPEHRGRGIGAALLRAATDQAAVDGRGTLHAYSTHSPEPEAGPGALESPVGTGRVPLDAAAVRFAQAHGFRLEQVERYSVLELGDEHGAGTPELTGHLTAARARAGDEYRTHTWLDEAPEDFRDDVARLYTRMSTDVPLGALDVQEDPWDAERVRDMLRRTADAGLHHLTTVAEHVPTGRLVAFSVLRVLHPDVPFAFQEDTLVLREHRGRSLGMLVKAVNLEQLDASRPAVRRVHTWNAQENDHMLAINVAIGFRQAGVAAAWQRTERVAATPDA